In Aspergillus flavus chromosome 3, complete sequence, one genomic interval encodes:
- a CDS encoding aflYe/ orf/ Ser-Thr protein phosphatase family protein (unnamed protein product): MTPAVDAHKIFPITTFISDLPSNLTPQLFSSSAENEPTSAGRRLVIVGDVHGMKKSLDALLEKVCFDKGKGDHLIFVGDLVNKGPDSPGVIDRAVELGASAVRGNHDNAVLDAAVEIKARGDNLMHAGGITSGSAKLPEDSGAELPSETVACDGPETSASPNASPLTRHSATTYSTARALSTRHLDWLAGLPLILRIKLPYHLTSSLDDTLVVVHAGLTPGIPLEKQDPHAVMHMRSLTHAPGDERTLIPAEASGEEGWVAQWDQWQDQLTTRTTVIFGHDAKRRLQLGRHTIGLDSACLYGHHLSALVIESTDRGIEHRIVQVECADTPVVPKA; the protein is encoded by the coding sequence ATGACTCCGGCAGTAGATGCTCACAAGATCTTCCCCATCACCACTTTTATATCAGACCTGCCGAGCAATCTCACTCCGCAactcttctcatcatccgcGGAAAATGAACCGACATCGGCTGGTCGACGCTTAGTCATCGTCGGAGATGTACATGGGATGAAAAAGTCTCTGGACGCTCTTCTGGAAAAAGTCTGCTTCGATAAGGGCAAAGGGGACCATCTGATATTTGTCGGTGATTTGGTCAACAAAGGACCCGATAGCCCTGGTGTGATTGATCGGGCCGTGGAGTTGGGTGCCAGCGCAGTAAGAGGCAACCATGACAATGCAGTTCTCGATGCTGCCGTGGAAATCAAGGCAAGAGGAGACAACCTAATGCATGCTGGAGGCATAACCAGCGGTTCTGCCAAGCTACCTGAGGATTCGGGGGCTGAATTACCTAGCGAGACTGTTGCTTGCGACGGCCCTGAAACAAGCGCATCTCCCAACGCTAGTCCTCTCACACGACACAGCGCAACAACGTACAGCACAGCCCGCGCACTCTCGACGCGTCACCTTGACTGGCTCGCCGGCCTGCCACTGATCTTGCGTATTAAGCTGCCGTACCATCTCACGTCATCCTTAGACGACACTCTGGTGGTCGTACATGCTGGTCTCACCCCCGGTATCCCGCTTGAAAAGCAGGATCCTCATGCCGTGATGCACATGCGTAGCCTCACTCACGCGCCGGGCGACGAACGCACCTTGATACCGGCTGAAGCATCGGGAGAGGAAGGCTGGGTTGCCCAATGGGATCAATGGCAGGACCAACTAACAACCCGGACTACTGTCATATTTGGGCACGATGCAAAGCGGCGTCTGCAGCTGGGCAGGCATACAATCGGACTAGATTCCGCATGTCTATATGGTCACCATCTCAGTGCGCTAGTCATTGAGTCAACCGATAGGGGAATAGAACATCGGATCGTGCAGGTCGAATGTGCTGACACGCCTGTTGTCCCGAAAGCATAA
- a CDS encoding aflYd/ sugR/ sugar regulator encodes MVRRRACDGCSLRKTRCSGGQPCQPCVQSGFECSYLKPAAKPGPKGPRAETYMRINRRLQSIRDRAPRGATETASPANVRAGLAEAADSSRAIPAFEVAGDEQMPFLTEWPSQLPLADVLGHLEAYEHRMYPVWPVVDVARLRNSLMLDVNNDELRSLAFAVCAATCAQLQCHPDNQRTQMFRVGKCSLADHFAKESEYCRSMYDYRESGTFEAVLGPLFLHFYYGATNKMSTASLLLRESVTLCQLQGLDREDTYQDMAVEEETYRRRAFWLLYVTERGHAIQHGINTCLKGSIRLPTRDCANECHLVEAFDSLVGLFISVEGVLLEPGDSPRGPNTIICSKDMLCRLQSQLRQRLQWPTAYHALQRTDIAITQQWLRVLLWQLSLKNIFLSSASADDSMRLTYPVHVARDAIVLISNVPQDTFMAHGPGMAIKLFEITSTLLDVIHCVPSLVHRNPAGTYDILHHLCYLLSSLSHRPFGLELLQKKLDESGIPYRRIVSLSPAERDDSPVIEPLNDEELDSW; translated from the exons ATGGTGAGGCGACGGGCTTGCGATGGATGCTCTCTCCGCAAAACCCGTTGCAGCGGCGGACAGCCATGTCAACCCTGTGTCCAGTCTGGATTTGAATGCTCCTACCTCAAACCAGCAGCAAAACCCGGGCCGAAAGGTCCACGCGCTGAAACCTACATGCGTATCAACAGACGCTTGCAGAGCATACGAGACCGTGCTCCCCGTGGCGCAACCGAAACCGCATCACCCGCCAATGTAAGAGCAGGCCTGGCGGAGGCAGCCGACTCATCCAGGGCGATACCAGCCTTTGAAGTCGCCGGTGACGAACAGATGCCGTTCCTGACTGAATGGCCATCGCAACTGCCTCTTGCAGATGTCTTAGGTCACTTGGAGGCCTACGAGCATAGAATGTATCCCGTCTGGCCTGTCGTTGACGTTGCTCGCCTTCGCAACTCGCTTATGCTGGACGTGAACAATGACGAGTTACGCTCTTTGGCATTTGCGGTATGCGCAGCGACCTGCGCTCAGTTGCAGTGTCATCCTGACAACCAGAGGACGCAAATGTTTCGCGTGGGAAAGTGCTCTTTGGCGGATCATTTTGCGAAAGAATCAGAATATTGCCGCAGTATGTATGATTACCGTGAAAGTGGCACGTTTGAAGCAGTTCTAGGGCCGCTGTTCCTTCATTTTTACTACGGTGCGACGAACAAGATGTCGACGGCTTCGCTCTTGCTCCGAGAGTCGGTGACGTTGTGTCAGCTTCAGGGGTTGGATAGGGAAGATACATATCAAGATATggccgttgaagaagagacGTATAGGCGGAGGGCGTTCTGGCTCCTCTATGTGACTGAAAGAGGTCACGCTATTCAGCATGGGATCAATACCTGTCTAAAAGGCTCCATTCGACTGCCAACGCGCGATTGCGCAAACGAATGCCACCTCGTTGAAGCCTTTGACAGCCTTGTCGGTCTTTTCATTTCCGTGGAAGGTGTTCTTCTCGAACCCGGTGACTCGCCTCGCGGCCCCAATACCATCATATGTAGTAAGGACATGCTCTGTCGGCTACAGAGCCAACTCCGCCAGCGCCTGCAGTGGCCGACGGCATACCATGCATTGCAGAGAACGGATATCGCTATTACCCAACAGTGGCTACGTGTGCTACTTTGGCAGCTGTCTTTGAAAAATATTTTCCTCTCGAGCGCTTCGGCTGATGATAGTATGAGATTGACCTACCCGGTCCATGTGGCAAGAGACGCGATAGTGCTCATTTCCAACGTGCCCCAGGATACATTTATGGCACATGGTCCTGGCATG GCAATCAAACTCTTCGAAATCACAAGTACCCTACTGGATGTGATTCACTGTGTTCCCTCCCTTGTGCACCGCAACCCAGCTGGGACATACGATATTCTCCACCATTTATGTTATTTACTGTCATCTCTGAGCCACAGACCATTTGGCCTAGAGTTACTGCAGAAGAAATTAGATGAATCAGGCATTCCATATCGCCGAATTGTCTCGCTTTCCCCGGCTGAACGCGATGACTCTCCAGTCATCGAACCGCTTAATGACGAGGAATTGGATTCTTGGTGA
- a CDS encoding aflYc/ glcA/ glucosidase codes for MATQHKTQSSPVNAAWWKEASVYQIYPASFKDSNGDGIGDIPGIISELDYLKALGIDLVWLSPILQSPQVDMGYDVSDYYRIHPPYGTVEDVDALIQGLHQRGMRYVMDLVVNHTSDQHEWFKQSRSSSDNEYRDWYIWKKPKYDANGVRQPPNNWGAYFGGSAWQYDETTDEYYLHLFAPEQPDLNWENPKVRSAVHQIMRYWLDKGVSGFRMDVINMISKDQSFPDAPITDPKAQWQHGAMHYCCGPRLHEYLQELGRVLKEYDAFSVGEMPNVYDPVEIGKAVGFDRGELAMAFQFEIMDIDHGPAGKFSPHKYRMSDLKHIVSKWQDFMNENEGWNALYLENHDQGRTISRFTSAGPEYRATAGKMLATFLGLQGGTPFVYQGQEIGLVNVPETWGIEQFRDIETLNYWNEITAAYPNDTELHKVTLEQFRVKSRDNGRTPMQWTSGKFAGFTAAHNGPWIDVHDDYEDWNAASQVGNPNSVFQHWAKVLALRKAHKRLFVYGSYKLIDEANNDLFTYLRVYGSQSALVLANFTGKEVSWVVPAETISILKNGAVLLESYQRHRPVRPDGTIAVMPFESFVMFLDSPNARVGAGGGKL; via the exons ATGGCCACCCAGCACAAGACACAGTCATCGCCTGTTAATGCGGCCTGGTGGAAAGAGGCCTCGGTCTATCAGATTTATCCAGCTTCTTTCAAAGACTCCAATGGCGATGGAATCGGCGATATCCCCGGGATTATCTCGGAACTTGACTACCTGAAAGCCCTTGGGATAGATCTCGTTTGGCTCTCTCCGATCCTTCAGTCCCCGCAGGTGGACATGGGCTACGATGTCTCTGACTATTATCGAATTCACCCCCCGTACGGTACAGTCGAAGACGTAGATGCGCTCATTCAGGGTTTACATCAGCGAGGGATGAGATATGTCATGGACCTTGTTGTAAATCATACTTCAGACCAG CACGAGTGGTTCAAACAGTCTAGATCCTCTTCAGACAATGAATACCGAGACTGGTACATATGGAAAAAGCCCAAGTACGATGCAAATGGCGTCCGCCAGCCGCCGAATAACTGGGGCGCCTATTTTGGAG GTTCTGCATGGCAGTACGACGAAACAACTGATGAATATTATCTGCACCTATTCGCACCGGAGCAGCCAGACCTCAACTGGGAAAACCCCAAAGTCCGCTCTGCCGTGCACCAGATCATGAGGTATTGGCTCGATAAAGGCGTCAGTGGATTCCGGATGGATGTGATCAACATGATCAGCAAGGACCAAAGCTTCCCAGATGCGCCCATCACCGACCCAAAGGCCCAATGGCAGCATGGGGCGATGCACTATTGCTGCGGACCACGTCTTCACGAATACCTGCAAGAGCTGGGGAGGGTTCTGAAGGAATACGATGCCTTTTCCGTGGGTGAGATGCCGAATGTCTATGATCCGGTGGAAATTGGGAAGGCAGTGGGCTTTGACCGCGGCGAATTGGCCATGGCATTTCAGTTCGAGATCATGGATATCGACCATGGCCCTGCGGGCAAATTCTCTCCACACAAATATCGAATGTCGGACCTGAAGCATATCGTCTCCAAATGGCAGGACTTCATGAACGAGAACGAAGGCTGGAATGCCCTCTACCTCGAAAACCATGACCAGGGAAGGACGATATCACGATTTACCTCGGCCGGCCCGGAATACCGCGCGACGGCGGGGAAGATGCTCGCTACGTTCCTGGGTCTTCAAGGTGGCACTCCTTTTGTATACCAGGGTCAGGAAATAGGTCTGGTGAATGTTCCAGAGACCTGGGGCATTGAGCAATTCAGAGACATCGAGACTTTGAATTATTGGAACGAGATAACGGCTGCATATCCCAACGACACAGAGCTTCACAAGGTGACATTAGAGCAATTCCGCGTAAAGTCTCGCGACAATGGACGCACCCCGATGCAATGGACCAGTGGCAAATTTGCAGGGTTTACAGCTGCGCACAACGGTCCGTGGATTGATGTTCATGACGACTATGAAGACTGGAATGCCGCCTCCCAGGTGGGGAACCCAAATAGTGTTTTCCAACACTGGGCAAAGGTGCTCGCGCTGCGCAAAGCACATAAGAGGCTCTTTGTATATGGCTCGTACAAATTGATTGATGAAGCGAATAACGATCTATTCACGTATCTGCGAGTGTACGGAAGCCAATCGGCTTTGGTGTTGGCCAACTTCACAGGCAAAGAAGTGAGCTGGGTTGTTCCTGCGGAAACCATTTCCATTCTCAAAAATGGCGCTGTTCTTTTGGAAAGTTATCAGCGCCACCGTCCAGTGCGACCGGATGGTACAATTGCTGTAATGCCATTTGAATCGTTTGTGATGTTTCTAGATAGTCCAAATGCCAGGGTTGGAGCTGGTGGGGGAAAACTCTAA
- a CDS encoding aflYb/ hxtA/ putative hexose transporter (sugar transporter), whose product MVAGGGVVSSSGMDAYRALPNNTNSNWFKDKGLRRLNFGLMLMFASAAANGYDGALMNGLLTLPMFAKNVGENISSNMEGLIISGISLGGMFTFIPASYFADYFGRKMSVALGSAIMIVASVIQAATVGRWAFFGTRIAMGIGLGFAQTAAPPLTTEIAHPRHRGVVTAIFQATWYWGAILAAAVCLGTLYVEGSTWSWRIPCLLQCFFPAVQLVGLLIVPESPRWLVSKDRRDEALQILARYHGNCDTSDPLVQFEFSEICSAIELENSVVHKSGWSAFIATKGARHRLAICLLVGIMIQWAGNGVISYYLAPILRSVGITNPTQQSAINLGLQAWNAVCAAGGAVAAEKYGRRPLWMLSTVLMLLFFTLATVLSAVFDESAIKAAGSAVVAFLYLFYGAYDIAYTPLSIAYPVEIMPFYLRTKGLSLSLTAQFGAGFFNQFVNPIALGAIKWKFYFVYLGLLVIFLGIIYFVFPETKGHTLEEIAVIFDGPGAETEVQRDLAAIIAVEREVKAPMKEELEHAP is encoded by the exons ATGGTTGCTGGCGGTGGAGTTGTTTCTTCATCCGGCATGGATGCATACCGGGCCCTGCCAAACAATACGAACTCGAACTGGTTCAAGGACAAGGGCCTCCGGCGTCTGAATTTCGGCCTCATGCTTATGTTTGCATCCGCTGCAGCAAATGGGTATGATGGGGCTTTGATGAATGGGCTCCTGACTCTCCCTATGT TTGCGAAGAATGTCGGCGAGAATATAAGCTCGAACATGGAGGGTCTGATCATTTCTGGTATTTCGCTGGGAGGAATGTTCACCTTTATTCCAGCTTCGTACTTCGCGGATTACTTCGGCCGCAAGATGTCTGTCGCACTTGGATCGGCCATCATGATTGTCGCGAGCGTGATCCAAGCGGCAACCGTCGGCCGCTGGGCCTTCTTTGGAACGAGAATCGCGATGGGTATCGGGCTGGGCTTTGCGCAGACAGCCGCCCCGCCGCTGACTACTGAGATAGCTCATCCGCGGCATCGTGGCGTTGTGACGGCCATTTTCCAGGCTACGTGGTACTGGGGTGCTATCCTAGCTGCTGCGGTGTGCTTGGGCACTCTTTATGTGGAGGGAAGTACTTGGTCCTGGCGGATTCCATGCCTTCTCCAATGTTTCTTCCCTGCTGTTCAGTTGGTAGGACTACTCATCGTTCCAGAAAGCCCGAGGTGGCTCGTGTCAAAGGACAGGCGAGACGAGGCCTTGCAAATCCTCGCCCGCTACCATGGGAATTGTGACACGTCAGATCCACTGGTTCAGTTCGAGTTTTCTGAGATCTGCAGTGCGATCGAGCTAGAAAACTCAGTCGTCCATAAGAGTGGTTGGTCTGCGTTCATTGCAACCAAGGGAGCTCGGCATCGCCTTGCAATTTGTCTGTTGGTCGGGATTATGATCCAGTGGGCAGGCAATG GTGTCATTTCCTACTATCTTGCACCGATCCTTCGATCCGTCGGCATTACCAATCCTACGCAGCAATCCGCCATCAACCTGGGCCTGCAGGCGTGGAACGCAGTCTGCGCCGCGGGAGGCGCCGTCGCTGCAGAGAAATACGGCCGACGCCCTCTCTGGATGCTCTCCACTGTTCTTATGCTCCTATTCTTTACCCTGGCGACTGTCCTTTCTGCCGTCTTTGACGAATCAGCCATCAAAGCTGCTGGCAGTGCGGTTGTCGCATTCCTCTATCTGTTCTACGGCGCGTACGATATCGCCTATACCCCGCTCTCAATTGCGTACCCGGTCGAGATCATGCCATTCTACCTGCGCACCAAGGGCTTATCGTTAAGCTTAACGGCGCAGTTTGGGGCgggcttcttcaaccagtTCGTCAACCCCATCGCTCTCGGTGCGATAAAATGGAAGTTTTATTTCGTGTACCTTGGTCTGTTGGTTATCTTTTTGGGCATTATTTACTTTGTGTTTCCGGAGACAAAGGGCCACACACTGGAGGAGATTGCTGTCATCTTCGATGGTCCTGGGGCAGAGACGGAGGTACAGCGGGATCTTGCCGCTATCATTGCGGTGGAGAGGGAGGTAAAGGCTCCTATGAAGGAGGAGTTGGAACACGCTCCATAG
- a CDS encoding NADH oxidase, which yields MARAGQGVDPSPLGQPLEFHFARRSAPNRFLKAAMSERMCSWTEDNSFARGIPSSELIETYRTWGRGNIGAIVTGNVMIDPNHIEVEGNPIIPPSAPFSGERFGQFTNLAAAARANGSLILAQISHPALVSDVPLDTKNMGNTFAVPRAATEDEIKNIITGFAHAAEFLDRAGYDGIELHAAHGYLLSQFLSQATNLRRDKYGGSPTNRMRLILEIRAAITEKVRPGFIFEPNGIVRDEAWELCRAREEHEFDFVELSGGKYKNLDENDTAKHVISKKHEAFFLDVAEKVVSSLTKMKFYLTGGFRSTAGMVDGIQTVDGIGLARPFCQEPFLCHDILSGKIPGAIIPVMDLLNYQLTVAAACIQMRQIGNKVQPVDLSSQDAVDAVTAAVKGWLEQKTIDRSEEAFKPPFLPGHADRL from the exons ATGGCTCGAGCCGGACAAGGTGTCGACCCTTCGCCACTGGGTCAACCCTTGGAGTTTCACTTCGCCCGTCGCTCCGCCCCAAATCGTTTCCTCAAGGCCGCCATGAGTGAGCGGATGTGTTCGTGGACGGAAGACAATTCTTTTGCTCGCGGGATACCAAGCAGTGAGTTAATAGAGACCTATCGTACCTGGGGACGGGGCAACATAGGCGCAATTGTGACTGGGAATGTCATGATCGATCCCAACCACATCGAAGTAGAGGGAAACCCGATAATCCCGCCTAGCGCTCCATTCTCAGGAGAACGGTTTGGTCAGTTCACGAATCTAGCTGCTGCTGCCCGTGCAAATGGATCCTTAATACTGGCACAAATCAGCCATCCAGCACT TGTCAGCGATGTGCCACTGGATACCAAGAATATGGGGAACACCTTTGCCGTTCCTCGGGCTGCTACCGAGGATGAGatcaaaaatataattacGGGATTTGCTCACGCGGCCGAGTTTCTAGATAGAGCCGGATACGATGGGATCGAATTGCATGCAGCGCACGGCTATCTGCTGAGCCAGTTTCTCTCACAAGCGACGAATCTCCGAAGAGATAAATACGGAGGCAGTCCTACCAATCGCATGCGTTTGATTCTAGAGATCCGTGCAGCAATCACGGAGAAGGTCCGTCCGGGATTTATA TTTGAGCCAAACGGGATTGTTCGTGACGAGGCCTGGGAACTGTGTCGTGCGCGTGAGGAGCACGAATTCGACTTTGTGGAATTATCTGGAGGGAAATATAAGAACTTGGACGAGAATGATACTGCAAAGCATGTCATATCGAAGAAACACGAGGCT TTCTTTCTCGATGTTGCTGAAAAAGTTGTTTCTTCCCTGACCAAGATGAAGTTTTACCTTACAGGAGGATTCCGCTCCACGGCTGGAATGGTTGATGGCATACAGACCGTTGACGGCATTGGGCTTGCGCGTCCATTCTGTCAGGAGCCATTCCTTTGCCACGACATATTGAGTGGCAAGATACCTGGCGCCATAATTCCGGTTATGGATCTGCTCAATTATCAGCTCACTGTTGCAGCCGCATGCATTCAAATGAGACAAATTGGAAACAAGGTGCAGCCGGTGGATTTGAGCTCCCAGGACGCGGTAGATGCTGTCACTGCAGCGGTTAAGGGTTGGTTGGAGCAAAAGACGATTGACCGGTCTGAAGAGGCGTTCAAGCCCCCATTCTTACCTGGACATGCGGATCGCTTATGA
- the aflY gene encoding aflY (of unknown function-domain containing protein), translating to MESHAPAVAGKPDPKKGPYQATPWNIQLSATDTPGFTHVENLEQRSADRASDLVMNNHSKFHTFHDEIVGFHNHISHHVLTLWALGATPDEMQAAYDFNKSFQLLTYYNDPSVNIKLRDPEFFRQGLSNFELYGDYVRFFQAEVAAKGVPTVLNEYLFKGDTLAEDLLARLFSGFLHPLINLGFALEFQQPFLAAECLASTCMHAPYPAEFLIATEQHVESNGRPRTLPILSIVEGMGLDPVVATAVGPEDGNNRIADALLKRALKELIPHLSHFQVERTEEDLARKTAEILQASAYICGAAQHPRKVEALDFVMLHSLTAAVFFPTIIRQEWISIETRARLLEWKGRSDLITYAALGCPQLYPDRITGYRPKEVATGWPDVVERARVYQDDGHACKVIRALMCAENVCQPFEGEEGFPLKKADFLTLAHMTMDSVERMLDPNWVRQTEKVKQMSAQGRGQHSQVSAIMLRWVRWCGTEGAWDDFPDLQEIPPLHDTN from the exons ATGGAATCGCACGCACCAGCAGTTGCTGGCAAACCAGACCCCAAGAAGGGACCATATCAAGCCACTCCTTGGAATATCCAGCTCTCTGCGACGGACACACCAGGTTTCACTCATGTTGAAAATCTGGAGCAGAGAAGCGCAGACCGGGCTTCAGATCTAGTCATGAACAACCACTCTAAGTTTCACACCTTTCATGACGAAATTGTGGGATTTCACA ACCACATTAGCCATCATGTTTTAACACTCTGGGCCTTGGGAGCTACTCCCGACGAGATGCAAGCTGCGTATGACTTTAACAAGTCCTTTCAGCTTCTGACGTACTATAACGATCCTTCTGTCAACATTAAGTTACGGGATCCCGAGTTCTTTCGGCAAGGTCTGAGCAACTTCGAGCTATATGGAGACTACGTACGCTTCTTCCAGGCCGAAGTGGCGGCGAAGGGTGTCCCTACGGTCTTAAATGAGTATCTTTTTAAGGGAGATACGTTGGCGGAGGATCTGCTAGCCCGACTGTTTTCTG GCTTTCTCCACCCATTGATCAATCTCGGATTTGCCTTAGAGTTTCAACAGCCATTCCTAGCGGCGGAATGCCTGGCTTCAACTTGTATGCACGCACCATACCCTGCGGAGTTCCTCATCGCGACTGAGCAGCATGTGGAAAGCAATGGACGACCACGAACTCTCCCGATCCTCTCCATTGTGGAAGGGATGGGCCTAGACCCAGTGGTCGCCACAGCGGTTGGGCCAGAAGATGGCAACAATCGAATTGCTGATGCGCTGCTGAAACGAGCCCTTAAGGAGCTAATCCCTCACTTGTCCCACTTCCAGGTAGAGCGAACGGAGGAGGATCTTGCGCGCAAGACGGCAGAGATACTGCAAGCCTCAGCCTACATCTGTGGTGCGGCCCAGCATCCGCGGAAAGTTGAAGCTCTTGACTTTGTCATGCTGCATTCGCTGACGGCCGCCGTATTCTTCCCCACCATTATTAGACAGGAATGGATCAGCATAGAGACACGAGCTCGGCTATTGGAGTGGAAAGGACGCTCAGACCTGATCACCTATGCGGCCCTGGGATGCCCACAGTTGTACCCAGATAGAATCACCGGGTACCGACCCAAGGAAGTGGCAACTGGGTGGCCTGACGTGGTAGAGCGCGCACGAGTCTATCAGGACGACGGACATGCATGCAAGGTCATCCGGGCGCTTATGTGCGCCGAAAATGTATGCCAACCTTTTGAGGGCGAAGAAGGTTTCCCTTTGAAGAAGGCAGACTTTCTAACACTGGCACACATGACTATGGATTCGGTCGAGCGCATGTTGGATCCAAATTGGGTGCGGCAAACCGAAAAGGTCAAGCAGATGTCGGCTCAAGGCCGCGGACAGCACTCGCAGGTCTCTGCGATCATGTTGCGGTGGGTGCGTTGGTGTGGAACTGAAGGAGCCTGGGATGATTTCCCAGATTTACAGGAAATACCCCCTCTGCATGATACAAACTGA
- the aflX gene encoding aflX codes for MTGRLEKPIRLSSSSTPGEDYIIVMRRYAILGATGNTGQALLNVLLQSPDNQIHAYCRSAAKLNRLHPEITQNRQVKVWEGWLEDVSFLSECIRGTRAVFMVVAIPDNMPYCTIAQDCTNAVLNALKKLQTEGCQSLPKLIVLSSASLEDSLCADVPPLIHRVLNIAAGNLYSDLAKAEKILRAEKHWVSTTFVKPGGLVHDVQRGHTLSTTTAKTPVSFLDVAAGMVEIANVDDKRYDMTNVSVNAIGDGTAFPWKGVYYVMTGLLFHFFPWTYKYFGDCPMPKRKKDL; via the coding sequence ATGACGGGAAGACTCGAAAAACCTATCAGACTATCCTCTAGCAGTACTCCTGGAGAAGACTACATAATTGTAATGCGTCGGTACGCCATCCTAGGGGCCACAGGCAACACCGGCCAGGCATTACTGAACGTCCTCCTGCAGTCGCCCGACAACCAGATCCACGCCTACTGCCGTTCTGCCGCAAAGCTGAACCGATTGCATCCTGAGATCACTCAAAATCGGCAGGTGAAAGTGTGGGAAGGGTGGCTGGAGGATGTCTCGTTCCTATCTGAATGCATTCGAGGCACGCGGGCCGTCTTCATGGTGGTGGCGATTCCCGACAACATGCCATATTGCACCATCGCCCAGGACTGCACCAATGCCGTGCTCAATGCACTGAAAAAGCTCCAAACAGAAGGGTGCCAGTCTCTACCAAAGTTGATCGTTCTCTCTTCTGCTAGCCTGGAGGACTCTTTGTGCGCCGACGTTCCACCCCTTATTCACCGAGTCCTCAACATAGCCGCTGGTAACCTGTACAGTGACCTAGCgaaggccgagaagatcTTACGTGCTGAGAAGCATTGGGTGTCCACAACCTTCGTCAAACCTGGGGGACTAGTGCACGATGTGCAACGCGGTCACACTCTCAGCACAACCACCGCTAAGACGCCTGTTTCCTTCCTCGACGTTGCAGCAGGGATGGTGGAGATTGCTAACGTGGACGATAAGAGATACGACATGACGAATGTGAGCGTCAATGCAATCGGGGATGGGACCGCGTTTCCGTGGAAAGGGGTGTACTATGTGATGACTGGCCTGTTattccatttctttccttggaCATACAAGTATTTTGGGGATTGTCCCATGCCCAAGCGGAAGAAAGATCTCTAG